The sequence below is a genomic window from Clostridium putrefaciens.
GTTATTTATCTTTCTTATGATAGGAAGACTTCTTTTTGGTAGAATAGATAAAAAAATGGGCGGAGGAGTTATGTCCTTTGGGAAAAATACTGCTAAACTTTATGCGGAAAATGAAACAGGAAAGACTTTTAAGGATGTTGCAGGACAAGAAGAAGCAAAGGAATCTTTAGTGGAGATTGTAGATTTTCTTCATAAACCTGAAAGATACGCAGAAATTGGAGCAAGATTACCTAAGGGTGCACTGCTTGTAGGACCTCCAGGTACTGGTAAAACATTACTTGCAAAGGCTGTAGCAGGAGAAGCTAATGTGCCGTTTTTCTCATTATCAGGTTCTGATTTTGTTGAGATGTTTGTAGGAATGGGAGCTTCAAGGGTGAGAGATCTATTTAAACAAGCAGAAGAGAAGGCTCCATGCATAGTATTTATTGATGAGATAGATGCTATTGGAAAAAGTAGAGATACATCTATGCAAGGTGGTAATGATGAAAGAGAACAAACTTTAAATCAATTGCTTTCAGAAATGGATGGTTTTGACTCATCTAAAGGAGTTGTAATATTAGCTGCAACTAACAGACCCGAAGTATTAGATAAAGCACTTTTAAGACCAGGTAGATTTGATAGAAGAGTAATTGTGGATAGACCAGATCTTAAAGGTAGAGAAGCTATATTAAAGGTACATTCAAAAGATGTTAAGCTTGGAGACGATGTAGATCTTTTATCTTTGGCAAAATCTACCCCCGGAGCTGTTGGTGCAGATCTTGCTAATATGGTAAATGAAGCCGCTTTAGGGGCTGTAAAAAACAATAGAAAAGTTGTAACTCAAGAAGATTTAGAAGAAGCTGTTGAAGTTGTAATAGCTGGTAAAGAGAAAAAGGACAGAATTATGTCTGCTAAAGAAAAAAGAATAGTAGCCTTCCATGAAGTAGGTCATGCTCTTGTAGCAGCTACATTGGAAAATGCTGATCCAGTTCATAAGATAACCATAGTTCCAAGAACCATGGGGGCTCTTGGGTATACTATGCAATTACCAGCAGAAGAAAAGTATTTAGTATCTAAAGAAGAAATGATGGATCAAATAACAGTTATGTTAGGTGGAAGAGCAGCAGAAGAAGTTGAATTTAATAGTATATCCACTGGAGCCTCTAATGATATTGAAAGAGCCACTCAAACGGCTAGAAGCATGGTAACAATGTATGGTATGACAGATAAGTTTGA
It includes:
- the ftsH gene encoding ATP-dependent zinc metalloprotease FtsH, whose translation is MFNDKKFKYRMVYFVGVILAILAANYFATNMGTKEIPYNQFLTLVEEGSVEKIVIQRDKILIKTKENTEFAEKALYTGNLRDPNLINILTDAKVEFNADVPNNSPMLNAVLSIILPLFIFLMIGRLLFGRIDKKMGGGVMSFGKNTAKLYAENETGKTFKDVAGQEEAKESLVEIVDFLHKPERYAEIGARLPKGALLVGPPGTGKTLLAKAVAGEANVPFFSLSGSDFVEMFVGMGASRVRDLFKQAEEKAPCIVFIDEIDAIGKSRDTSMQGGNDEREQTLNQLLSEMDGFDSSKGVVILAATNRPEVLDKALLRPGRFDRRVIVDRPDLKGREAILKVHSKDVKLGDDVDLLSLAKSTPGAVGADLANMVNEAALGAVKNNRKVVTQEDLEEAVEVVIAGKEKKDRIMSAKEKRIVAFHEVGHALVAATLENADPVHKITIVPRTMGALGYTMQLPAEEKYLVSKEEMMDQITVMLGGRAAEEVEFNSISTGASNDIERATQTARSMVTMYGMTDKFDMMALESMSNRYLDGRPVQNCSAETAALIDEETLNIIKECHKGAIDLLKESKDLLIEISETLIEKEILSGDEFMSIINAYRDRNNLPRIEGKTSIEFNEK